A window of Haloarchaeobius litoreus contains these coding sequences:
- a CDS encoding nucleoside hydrolase — protein MTRRVIVDTDTAGDDTQAILLGALSGAVELELLTIVAGNVEFDYQVENAKYTLELAGVADEVPVYEGARRPLVKEFEHVDHVHGAGGLGGELFPDTGIESAEGYGPDAIVEAVRESPGELTLVCIGPLTNIALALRREPRLGELVEEVVVMGGAVNTLGNDTPSAEFNFWVDPDAAKVVMRELDVTLLDWGLTMRQATLESDELEPIEEAETPYADFFDEITAHLREFSEERFGSDATTQPDSLAMATVIEPDLVEEAPRYHVDVDEREGLTRGYSMVDELGITDGEARTRVVESIDEARFKTIFTDMLLHGDPDRSL, from the coding sequence ATGACCCGTCGCGTCATCGTGGACACGGACACCGCGGGGGACGACACACAGGCCATCCTGCTCGGGGCGCTCTCCGGGGCCGTCGAGCTGGAGCTGCTGACAATCGTCGCCGGCAACGTCGAGTTCGACTACCAGGTCGAGAACGCGAAGTACACGCTCGAGCTGGCCGGCGTCGCCGACGAGGTGCCGGTGTACGAGGGGGCGCGTCGGCCGCTCGTCAAGGAGTTCGAGCACGTCGACCACGTCCACGGCGCGGGCGGCCTCGGCGGCGAGCTGTTCCCCGACACCGGCATCGAGTCCGCCGAGGGCTACGGCCCGGACGCCATCGTCGAGGCGGTCCGCGAGTCGCCCGGCGAGCTGACGCTGGTCTGCATCGGTCCGCTGACGAACATCGCGCTCGCGCTCCGTCGCGAGCCACGCCTCGGCGAGCTCGTCGAGGAGGTCGTCGTGATGGGCGGAGCGGTGAACACGCTCGGCAACGACACGCCCTCTGCTGAGTTCAACTTCTGGGTCGACCCCGACGCCGCGAAGGTCGTCATGCGCGAGCTCGACGTGACGCTGCTCGACTGGGGGCTGACGATGCGTCAGGCGACGCTCGAATCGGACGAACTCGAACCCATCGAGGAGGCAGAGACGCCCTACGCCGACTTCTTCGACGAGATAACGGCGCACCTGCGCGAGTTCAGCGAGGAACGGTTCGGCTCGGACGCGACCACGCAGCCGGACTCGCTCGCGATGGCGACGGTCATCGAGCCGGACCTCGTCGAGGAAGCACCGCGATACCACGTCGACGTGGACGAACGCGAGGGGCTCACCCGGGGCTACAGCATGGTCGACGAGCTCGGCATCACCGACGGCGAGGCCCGCACCCGCGTCGTCGAGTCCATCGACGAGGCACGGTTCAAGACCATCTTCACGGACATGCTCCTGCACGGCGACCCGGACCGGTCGCTGTGA
- a CDS encoding FAD-binding oxidoreductase, with product MATTALDDGRVEQLEATLRGELLRPGDARYDDGRAVWNGVIDRYPALIARCRGVADVQRAVGFARETDLPLAVRGGGHNVAGTAVCDDGLVVDCSEMTAVRVDPDGRTAWVESGATWADVDHETQAFGLATPGGVVSDTGVAGLTLGGGIGHLRCKHGLSCDNLRAVELVTADGEFVRASGTENAELFWGLRGGGGNFGVVTGFEFDLHPVGPEVATALVFYPSDRLAAVLRAYREFVADAPREISSLVFAGELPEEELFDAGDRHRQKFAIMACYAGDPDEGEAALAPLREFAEPLADVSGTMPYVEFQQLLDADYPDGMRYYWKSCYLDGLSDAAIDRIEHWAAAAPSPLSTVDVWQLGGAIADVDIDESAFGGREAPYLLGVEANWEDPEADEANVGWVRDCLDDMRRFSDGSLYLNFAGFLEENDEMVHATFGDAYDRLVALKDAYDPTNLFNRNQNVRPSGDGGR from the coding sequence ATGGCGACGACAGCACTCGACGACGGACGGGTCGAACAGCTCGAAGCGACGCTCCGGGGCGAGCTCCTCCGCCCCGGTGACGCCCGGTACGACGATGGACGCGCCGTGTGGAACGGCGTCATCGACAGGTATCCGGCCCTCATCGCACGCTGTCGGGGCGTCGCGGACGTCCAGCGAGCGGTCGGGTTCGCCCGCGAGACCGACCTCCCGCTTGCCGTTCGGGGTGGTGGGCACAACGTCGCCGGGACGGCGGTGTGTGACGACGGGCTGGTCGTCGACTGCTCGGAGATGACCGCGGTCAGGGTCGACCCCGATGGACGGACGGCGTGGGTGGAGAGCGGGGCGACGTGGGCCGACGTCGACCACGAGACGCAGGCGTTCGGGCTCGCCACACCCGGCGGCGTCGTCTCCGACACCGGGGTCGCCGGGCTGACCCTCGGCGGCGGTATCGGCCACCTGCGATGCAAGCACGGCCTGAGCTGTGACAACCTGCGTGCCGTCGAGCTCGTCACCGCGGACGGCGAGTTCGTCCGCGCCAGCGGGACTGAGAACGCCGAGCTGTTCTGGGGGCTGCGCGGCGGCGGCGGCAACTTCGGCGTCGTCACCGGCTTCGAGTTCGACCTCCACCCTGTCGGCCCCGAGGTGGCGACCGCTCTCGTGTTCTACCCGAGCGACCGGCTGGCGGCGGTCCTCCGAGCGTACCGCGAGTTCGTCGCGGACGCGCCCCGCGAGATCAGCAGTCTCGTCTTCGCCGGGGAGCTCCCCGAAGAGGAGCTGTTCGACGCCGGTGACCGCCACCGCCAGAAGTTCGCCATCATGGCCTGCTACGCGGGCGACCCGGACGAGGGCGAGGCCGCGCTCGCGCCCCTCCGGGAGTTCGCGGAGCCCCTCGCGGACGTGAGCGGGACGATGCCGTACGTCGAGTTCCAGCAGCTCCTCGACGCGGACTACCCCGACGGAATGCGCTACTACTGGAAGTCGTGCTACCTCGACGGGCTGTCCGACGCCGCCATCGACCGCATCGAGCACTGGGCCGCCGCGGCACCCTCCCCGCTCTCGACGGTCGACGTCTGGCAGCTCGGCGGTGCCATCGCGGACGTCGATATCGACGAGAGCGCGTTCGGCGGCCGTGAGGCCCCGTACCTCCTCGGCGTGGAGGCCAACTGGGAGGACCCCGAGGCCGACGAGGCGAACGTCGGGTGGGTCCGGGACTGCCTCGACGACATGCGGCGGTTCTCGGACGGCTCGCTGTACCTGAACTTCGCGGGCTTCCTGGAGGAGAACGACGAGATGGTGCACGCGACGTTCGGCGACGCGTACGACCGGCTGGTCGCGCTGAAGGACGCCTACGACCCGACGAACCTGTTCAATCGGAACCAGAACGTCCGCCCGTCCGGCGACGGTGGTCGGTGA
- a CDS encoding NAD(P)/FAD-dependent oxidoreductase gives MTRHIAVVGAGVAGVGVADACRDTPVQMTLFDKASGISGRAATRRKHGCRYDHGANYIKPGADAWVDEFLDELGSDGLVDIERPVWTHDADGAIAEGRGDEGPKWTYTEGITQFAKRVRARSGAAVHTETRIESITGDGDGEWSLTDTDGDVFGPFDAVVLTPPAPQTADLLAATDWADERLDRLHAAVDAVVFRTIRTVLLHYPFELDRPWYALVNPDREHPVGWLSREECKPGHVPDGESLLVVQMAPDWSVDHYDEPLDSAADAVAGLVADLLDDDRLTEPDWVDDQGWRYALPDSSIDDDDARCAEDAGLYVAGDWVAGEGRVHVAFENGRAVGGRIAAQE, from the coding sequence ATGACCAGACACATCGCTGTCGTCGGGGCCGGCGTCGCCGGTGTCGGCGTGGCTGACGCCTGCCGCGACACGCCGGTCCAGATGACGCTGTTCGACAAGGCCAGCGGCATCTCCGGCCGTGCCGCGACCCGGCGGAAGCACGGCTGCCGGTACGACCACGGTGCGAACTACATCAAACCCGGCGCGGACGCCTGGGTGGACGAGTTCCTCGACGAACTCGGGAGCGACGGCCTCGTCGACATCGAGCGACCGGTGTGGACCCACGACGCCGATGGAGCCATCGCCGAGGGGCGTGGCGACGAGGGGCCGAAGTGGACGTACACCGAGGGGATCACCCAGTTCGCGAAGCGGGTCCGGGCACGCTCCGGTGCAGCCGTCCACACCGAAACCAGGATCGAGTCCATCACCGGCGATGGGGACGGTGAGTGGTCCCTGACCGACACCGACGGCGATGTCTTCGGCCCGTTCGACGCTGTGGTGCTGACGCCGCCGGCACCGCAGACCGCCGACCTGCTCGCCGCGACGGACTGGGCGGACGAGCGGCTGGACCGGCTCCACGCCGCCGTCGACGCAGTCGTGTTCCGGACCATCCGAACGGTGCTGCTGCACTACCCGTTCGAGCTCGACCGGCCGTGGTACGCGCTCGTGAACCCCGACCGCGAGCACCCCGTCGGCTGGCTCTCGCGCGAGGAGTGCAAGCCCGGCCACGTCCCCGACGGCGAGAGCCTGCTCGTCGTCCAGATGGCCCCGGACTGGTCGGTCGACCACTACGACGAGCCGCTGGACTCCGCTGCCGACGCCGTGGCCGGGCTGGTCGCCGACCTCCTCGACGACGACCGTCTCACGGAGCCGGACTGGGTCGACGACCAGGGCTGGCGCTACGCGCTACCGGATTCCAGTATCGACGACGACGACGCCCGCTGTGCCGAAGACGCCGGCCTCTACGTCGCTGGCGACTGGGTCGCCGGCGAGGGCCGCGTTCACGTCGCCTTCGAGAACGGACGAGCCGTCGGCGGTCGCATCGCGGCGCAGGAGTAG
- a CDS encoding S8 family serine peptidase → MVPSTRRDVLKVSGALLGGIAVGSTVTAATSTDRFIVRTKGQGLPSGVEVVHEMPGTKLAVVSGDEDALSSSNRVKEYAPDTLIEIGEPAVNTDAPTVEESNVTDEPLYDLQWDKQDLDVETAHETTTGEGTRVAIIDTGVAAGHPDLEVNEDLSQNFTGDGLGSANPAGGYHGTHVGGIVGASVNGTGVIGTAPGTELVDCRVFSPSSLASFGDILAAVVYSANIGADVANLSIGAYPVTRQAQGQFYGKVLNRTMTYANSQGTLLVISAGNDAADLQHDGNVISLPNEGAQALSVSATGPVGFGWDASSYGGEQPEQTPAFYTNYGTNAVDLGAPGGNTSPAAAAEEPEGWYLDLVLNTVAIPTYETDDEENVTGISDVNYTYSWVAGTSMAAPNVAGAAALVKSANPDYNANQVESALKRAADVPDGFDKEYYGSGYLNIVDAL, encoded by the coding sequence ATGGTACCTAGTACCAGAAGAGACGTTCTCAAGGTAAGCGGGGCACTGCTCGGGGGAATCGCGGTCGGGTCCACGGTCACGGCGGCGACATCGACGGACCGGTTCATCGTTCGAACGAAGGGACAGGGACTACCCAGCGGCGTCGAGGTCGTCCACGAGATGCCGGGGACCAAGCTCGCCGTCGTCTCGGGAGACGAGGACGCGCTGTCGTCCTCGAACCGGGTCAAGGAGTACGCGCCTGACACCCTGATCGAGATCGGCGAACCAGCGGTGAACACCGACGCGCCGACGGTGGAGGAGAGCAACGTGACGGACGAGCCGCTCTACGACCTCCAGTGGGACAAGCAGGACCTCGACGTCGAGACGGCCCACGAGACGACAACGGGCGAGGGGACCCGGGTCGCCATCATCGACACGGGTGTGGCCGCCGGTCACCCGGACCTGGAAGTGAACGAGGATCTGTCGCAGAACTTCACCGGTGACGGTCTCGGTTCCGCCAATCCGGCCGGCGGCTACCACGGCACCCACGTCGGCGGTATCGTGGGGGCCAGCGTCAACGGCACCGGCGTCATCGGAACCGCGCCAGGAACCGAGCTCGTCGACTGCCGCGTATTCTCTCCCAGTTCGCTCGCGTCCTTCGGCGACATCCTCGCGGCCGTTGTCTACAGCGCGAACATCGGCGCGGACGTAGCGAACCTCTCCATCGGGGCCTATCCGGTGACGCGGCAGGCGCAGGGCCAGTTCTACGGGAAGGTGCTCAACCGCACGATGACCTACGCGAACAGCCAGGGCACCCTGCTGGTCATCTCCGCGGGCAACGACGCGGCCGACCTCCAGCACGACGGTAACGTCATCAGCCTGCCTAACGAGGGCGCACAGGCACTGTCGGTGTCCGCGACCGGTCCAGTAGGCTTCGGTTGGGACGCCAGTAGCTACGGCGGCGAGCAGCCAGAGCAGACCCCGGCGTTCTACACGAATTACGGTACCAATGCCGTCGACCTTGGCGCGCCGGGTGGAAATACCAGTCCAGCCGCCGCCGCTGAAGAGCCGGAAGGTTGGTACCTCGATCTCGTGCTGAACACCGTCGCGATTCCGACCTACGAGACGGACGACGAGGAGAACGTCACCGGCATCTCTGACGTCAACTACACCTACAGCTGGGTTGCCGGCACCTCGATGGCCGCACCCAACGTCGCCGGGGCCGCAGCACTGGTCAAGAGCGCGAACCCGGACTACAACGCGAACCAGGTCGAGTCGGCGCTCAAGCGGGCGGCCGACGTGCCCGACGGCTTCGACAAGGAGTACTACGGCAGCGGCTACCTGAACATCGTCGACGCGCTGTAG
- the msrB gene encoding peptide-methionine (R)-S-oxide reductase MsrB: MSDSPQESKKEVPTSDAEWRERLDEEEYEILRNQGTEARFSGEYVDNFEDGTYRCKGCGEVLFDADTKFDHGCGWPSFYAAENGKIEQREDHSHGMRRIEVVCANCESHLGHVFDDGPAPTGKRFCINSVALEFEDEA; encoded by the coding sequence ATGAGCGACAGTCCACAGGAATCGAAGAAAGAGGTCCCCACGTCCGACGCCGAGTGGCGGGAGCGCCTCGACGAGGAGGAGTACGAGATACTCCGGAACCAGGGTACCGAGGCGCGCTTCTCCGGGGAGTACGTCGACAACTTCGAGGACGGCACGTACCGCTGCAAGGGCTGTGGCGAGGTGCTGTTCGACGCCGACACGAAGTTCGACCACGGCTGCGGCTGGCCCTCGTTCTACGCCGCCGAGAACGGCAAGATCGAACAGCGCGAGGACCACAGCCACGGGATGCGCCGCATCGAGGTCGTCTGTGCGAACTGCGAGAGCCACCTCGGGCACGTGTTCGACGACGGGCCGGCACCGACGGGCAAGCGCTTCTGCATCAACTCGGTGGCGCTGGAGTTCGAGGACGAGGCGTAG
- a CDS encoding helix-turn-helix transcriptional regulator: protein MGTDEDGWGADRPRPGPGSPILEALLENARSRQHLGRRLDGAGERLGTDFLGDLVRHGPVLESLRREPLDRREIEERLDVSRATSHRLTQWLDDQGLVEKVEGRFQLTGRGEAVADEVLRFEANVGTVHRLGPLLDAICEDHQEFVVEPFVDATVTVAAPDAPYRPVERFVALVDDSGTFRGFNTTHMAPLVLGAFHQRLFDGTDSEVIYLPSIVEKLFETYPERAAEAVERGHLTLRTRDDLPYGLALFDDRVGIGGYDERTGQMQVFVDTDSPIAREWAERVYASVRADSEPIDADRFESLGG, encoded by the coding sequence ATGGGAACCGACGAAGACGGCTGGGGAGCCGACCGACCCCGTCCCGGGCCCGGCTCGCCGATACTCGAGGCGCTGCTCGAGAACGCGCGGAGCCGGCAGCACCTCGGACGGCGTCTCGACGGGGCTGGCGAGCGTCTCGGGACCGACTTCCTCGGCGACCTCGTCCGCCACGGTCCCGTTCTGGAGTCGCTCCGCCGGGAACCGCTGGACCGCCGGGAGATCGAGGAGCGCCTCGACGTCTCGCGCGCCACGAGCCACCGCCTGACCCAGTGGCTCGACGACCAGGGACTCGTCGAGAAGGTCGAGGGACGGTTCCAGCTCACCGGTCGTGGCGAGGCCGTCGCCGACGAGGTCCTCCGGTTCGAGGCCAACGTCGGGACCGTCCACCGGCTCGGACCGCTGCTGGACGCCATCTGCGAGGACCACCAGGAGTTCGTCGTCGAGCCGTTCGTCGACGCCACGGTCACCGTCGCCGCACCCGACGCCCCGTACCGGCCCGTCGAGCGGTTCGTCGCACTCGTCGACGACTCCGGGACGTTCCGCGGGTTCAACACCACACACATGGCCCCGCTCGTCCTCGGCGCGTTCCACCAGCGGCTGTTCGACGGGACCGACAGCGAGGTCATCTACCTCCCGAGCATCGTCGAGAAACTGTTCGAGACCTACCCCGAACGGGCCGCCGAGGCCGTCGAACGCGGGCACCTCACGCTCCGGACCCGGGACGACCTCCCCTACGGGCTCGCGCTCTTCGACGACCGCGTCGGTATCGGCGGCTACGACGAGCGGACCGGCCAGATGCAGGTGTTCGTCGACACCGACTCTCCCATCGCCCGCGAGTGGGCCGAACGCGTCTACGCCTCGGTGAGGGCCGACTCGGAGCCCATCGATGCCGACCGGTTCGAGTCGCTCGGCGGGTAG
- a CDS encoding VOC family protein, with protein sequence MNDGDTHLPADTSPGRVALAVSDLDRQVEFYRDVVGLDVTARGDDNVTLGTPAEPLLELQAAPDASERGQTETGLYHVALLFPSRGALGDVLRRVRERWRLTGASDHGVSEALYLTDPEGNGVELYRDRPRADWPVTDDGRVRMGVDQLDIDAITDLACGKAGIPDETTVGHVHLEVSDLAAAERFYVDTLGLTVRQRYADAALFLAAGDYHHHLGLNTWNNRRDPPAGRGLRWFELLLPDDSSFDAVESRLRGGDVAVRRPDEGDGIELTDPDGIALRLRPR encoded by the coding sequence ATGAACGACGGCGACACCCACCTCCCGGCCGACACCAGCCCGGGACGCGTCGCACTCGCCGTGAGCGACCTCGACCGACAGGTCGAGTTCTATCGGGACGTGGTCGGGCTCGACGTCACCGCCAGAGGCGACGACAACGTGACGCTCGGCACGCCGGCCGAACCGCTGCTGGAACTCCAGGCTGCGCCGGACGCGTCCGAGCGCGGCCAGACCGAGACGGGGTTGTACCACGTCGCCCTCCTGTTCCCCTCGCGCGGCGCACTCGGCGACGTGCTCCGCCGTGTCCGCGAGCGATGGCGGCTCACCGGCGCGTCCGACCACGGGGTGAGCGAGGCGCTCTATCTGACAGACCCCGAAGGCAACGGCGTCGAGCTGTACCGTGACCGACCGCGCGCGGACTGGCCGGTGACCGACGACGGCCGCGTCCGGATGGGCGTGGACCAGCTCGACATCGACGCCATCACCGACCTCGCCTGCGGGAAAGCGGGCATCCCGGACGAGACGACGGTCGGCCACGTCCACCTGGAGGTGAGCGACCTCGCGGCCGCCGAACGGTTCTACGTCGACACACTCGGGCTCACCGTCAGGCAGCGATACGCCGACGCGGCGCTGTTCCTCGCGGCCGGCGACTACCACCACCACCTCGGGCTGAACACGTGGAACAACCGGCGCGACCCGCCGGCGGGTCGCGGTCTGCGCTGGTTCGAGCTGTTGCTTCCGGACGATTCGAGCTTCGACGCCGTCGAGAGCCGACTCCGTGGGGGCGACGTGGCCGTCCGGCGGCCAGACGAGGGCGACGGTATCGAGCTGACCGACCCCGACGGCATCGCGCTCCGGCTGCGCCCGCGCTGA
- a CDS encoding Ig-like domain-containing protein, with protein sequence MNHRHNTNTLRGNDRGVSPVLGGILVFGLVLALLVLAQVSLVPALNQQTEFEHNQRLVDDATEFQGSAYRVATSGGTESVEVGTGVRYRPMAFLVTPAAGNGRVYTEEGTVSVSGAVAADPEAADYWDGGVWSESTRTIVFDPAYREYTTAPRTRYEGTVVVNDFDGTTLLVDEGRLVDGQRVTLLTVDGDLSEESSRSVVLSLRAVSTSTQTVELRNETDPIRLTVPSSLSPDQWKEDVLADQLDESGLPDGDPSDDRHVLDVIAGPTPGTVTVLLEPGVTYEFTMARLGVGNGYDTSPDPAYVTVFDRGNATLRPGELTTVTFEVRDAFNNPVAGVPVSTTASGSALELDEDSTVTTGSDGRATFLYRANRDGQTTVSAGFGSDTAATASATIEVVDPDAGGDPDDSVGGVINPDTQSGSFALRDATRLGSGHTVEMTFDNDGVDRTLTHVRVNLYMQGRPGNNNPRPVTATLLDEAGSTTYTDLDVGGQFVNLPTSVQPTFVADSSVTLRMAFFTDAARTTNYSGANSDDFFVLALTFDDGSTMVYFVPSYT encoded by the coding sequence ATGAACCACAGACACAACACCAACACACTCAGGGGGAACGACCGTGGCGTCTCGCCGGTCCTCGGAGGCATCCTCGTCTTCGGGCTGGTGCTCGCCCTGCTCGTGCTCGCGCAGGTCAGCCTCGTACCGGCGCTGAACCAACAGACCGAGTTCGAACACAACCAGCGGCTCGTCGACGACGCGACCGAGTTCCAGGGGAGCGCGTACCGCGTCGCCACCAGCGGCGGCACCGAGTCCGTCGAGGTCGGCACCGGCGTGCGCTACCGCCCGATGGCGTTCCTCGTGACGCCAGCGGCGGGGAACGGGCGCGTCTACACGGAGGAGGGAACGGTCTCGGTGAGCGGCGCAGTCGCGGCCGACCCCGAGGCCGCCGACTACTGGGACGGCGGCGTCTGGTCCGAGTCCACCCGGACCATCGTGTTCGACCCGGCCTACCGGGAGTACACGACCGCTCCGCGGACCCGCTACGAGGGCACCGTCGTCGTCAACGACTTCGACGGGACCACCCTGCTCGTCGACGAGGGCCGGCTCGTCGATGGGCAGCGCGTCACGCTGCTGACGGTCGACGGCGACCTCTCCGAGGAGAGCAGCCGCTCCGTCGTCCTCTCGCTCCGCGCGGTGAGCACGTCGACCCAGACGGTCGAGCTCCGGAACGAGACGGACCCAATCCGCCTCACCGTGCCGAGCTCGCTCTCGCCCGACCAGTGGAAGGAGGACGTGCTCGCCGACCAGCTCGACGAGTCCGGGCTACCGGACGGCGACCCGAGTGACGACCGCCACGTCCTCGACGTGATCGCCGGGCCGACACCCGGCACCGTCACCGTCCTGCTCGAACCGGGTGTGACCTACGAGTTCACGATGGCCCGGCTGGGCGTCGGCAACGGCTACGACACCTCGCCCGACCCGGCCTACGTCACCGTCTTCGACCGGGGCAACGCGACGCTGCGCCCCGGCGAGCTGACGACGGTCACGTTCGAGGTCCGCGACGCGTTCAACAACCCCGTCGCCGGCGTCCCCGTCTCGACGACCGCGAGTGGCTCGGCACTCGAACTGGACGAGGACAGCACGGTCACGACCGGCTCGGACGGCCGCGCGACGTTCCTCTACCGGGCGAACCGTGACGGACAGACGACCGTGAGCGCCGGCTTCGGCTCCGACACTGCGGCGACCGCCTCGGCCACCATCGAGGTCGTCGACCCCGACGCGGGCGGCGACCCCGACGACAGCGTCGGCGGCGTCATCAACCCCGACACGCAGTCCGGGAGCTTCGCGCTTCGGGATGCGACGCGTCTCGGCAGCGGCCACACGGTCGAGATGACGTTCGACAACGACGGCGTCGACCGGACGCTCACCCACGTCCGCGTGAACCTCTACATGCAGGGTCGCCCCGGGAACAACAACCCGCGGCCCGTGACCGCGACGCTGCTCGACGAGGCCGGCTCGACGACCTACACCGACCTCGACGTCGGCGGACAGTTCGTCAACCTGCCCACGTCCGTCCAGCCGACCTTCGTCGCGGATTCGTCCGTGACGCTGCGGATGGCGTTCTTCACCGACGCAGCCCGTACGACGAACTACTCGGGAGCGAACTCGGACGACTTCTTCGTCCTCGCGCTCACGTTCGACGACGGCTCGACGATGGTGTACTTCGTCCCCTCGTACACCTGA
- a CDS encoding PfkB family carbohydrate kinase, with the protein MARVVSFGSVNVDHVGYLSRDRIAALADAHGWFPGAGETVRVDAVPADIHDDLTETFLGGKGANQAVAAAAAGADASLLGCVGDDEDEHAVVETLAARGVAVDGLERVDGPTGYAAIVVDETGENHIAIVAGANGRVTPAYARRQGDRLRDADCLLLQNELPADAILAALDELSGVERRPTVVYDPAPADGADAVLAHDAVDVVTPNEGEAAALSDALDGFDGTVVRTLGARGVAVDTGDEAFHVGSPTVDPVDTTGAGDVFVGYLATEFGDGASLRAAVELAAVAAALSTTAEGVQTAVPTRTQVLDGLRD; encoded by the coding sequence ATGGCCAGGGTCGTCAGCTTCGGCAGCGTCAACGTCGACCACGTCGGCTACCTCTCGCGCGACCGCATCGCAGCCCTCGCCGACGCCCACGGCTGGTTCCCCGGCGCGGGCGAGACGGTCCGCGTCGATGCAGTCCCGGCCGACATCCACGACGACCTCACGGAGACGTTCCTCGGCGGGAAGGGCGCGAATCAGGCCGTCGCCGCGGCAGCGGCCGGGGCGGACGCGAGTCTCCTCGGCTGCGTCGGCGACGACGAGGACGAGCACGCGGTCGTGGAGACGCTCGCCGCGCGCGGCGTGGCAGTCGACGGCCTCGAACGCGTGGACGGACCGACGGGCTACGCCGCCATCGTCGTCGACGAGACGGGCGAGAACCACATCGCCATCGTCGCCGGCGCGAACGGCCGGGTGACGCCGGCGTACGCCCGCCGACAGGGCGACCGGCTCCGGGACGCCGACTGCCTGCTCCTCCAGAACGAACTGCCGGCCGACGCGATTCTCGCGGCGCTGGACGAGCTGTCGGGTGTCGAGCGACGACCGACGGTCGTCTACGACCCCGCGCCCGCCGACGGTGCAGACGCCGTGCTCGCCCACGACGCCGTCGACGTGGTGACCCCAAACGAGGGCGAGGCGGCCGCCCTTTCGGACGCGCTCGACGGCTTCGACGGGACGGTCGTCCGGACGCTCGGTGCACGTGGTGTCGCGGTCGACACTGGCGACGAGGCGTTCCACGTCGGCTCGCCGACCGTCGACCCCGTCGATACGACCGGCGCGGGCGACGTGTTCGTCGGCTACCTCGCGACCGAATTCGGTGACGGGGCGTCGCTGCGAGCCGCGGTCGAACTGGCCGCCGTCGCCGCCGCGCTGTCGACGACCGCAGAAGGCGTGCAGACGGCGGTACCGACGCGAACGCAGGTGCTCGACGGGCTCCGCGACTGA
- a CDS encoding redox-regulated ATPase YchF, with product MSYNVGLVGKPSVGKSTFFNAATMNDVPEGAYPFTTIDPSIGEAYVRVDCAAPEFDESCTPDTGYCRDGTRYVPTKLVDVAGLVPGAHEGRGLGNQFLTDLNETDVLVHVVDFSGETDLEGEPTEDHDPRDDIDFLENELDQWYVGILETGIEKFENRYQAKEDHSIEIELADQMSAFGTNKDEIKQIILALDLELDPDTWEAEDREALAREIRKRTKPMVVAANKMDTPAAQANWDEITEDPDYDHLQFVPVSAHAEKALKNAADQGVVDYHAGDEEFEIVADISDEQEQGLEQIREFVTEFGGTGVQQAIETALFDELGVIAVFPGGAEAMGDEQGRVMRDCFLLPGGSTTSDFAYHLHSDIGDGLLHGLNCRTKRQMGGDTELDHREVVELVTTN from the coding sequence ATGAGCTACAACGTCGGTCTGGTCGGCAAGCCCTCCGTGGGCAAGTCGACGTTCTTCAACGCGGCGACGATGAACGACGTGCCGGAGGGCGCGTACCCGTTCACGACCATCGACCCCTCCATCGGTGAAGCGTACGTCCGCGTGGACTGTGCGGCCCCGGAGTTCGACGAGTCCTGCACCCCGGACACGGGCTACTGCCGCGACGGGACACGCTACGTCCCCACCAAACTCGTCGACGTGGCCGGACTCGTTCCCGGCGCACACGAGGGCCGCGGGCTGGGCAACCAGTTCCTCACCGACCTGAACGAGACGGACGTGCTCGTCCACGTCGTCGACTTCTCCGGCGAGACGGACCTCGAAGGCGAGCCCACGGAGGACCACGACCCTCGCGACGACATCGACTTCCTCGAGAACGAGCTCGACCAGTGGTACGTCGGCATCCTCGAGACGGGCATCGAGAAGTTCGAGAACCGGTATCAGGCGAAGGAGGACCACTCCATCGAGATCGAGCTCGCCGACCAGATGTCCGCCTTCGGCACGAACAAGGACGAGATAAAGCAGATCATCCTCGCGCTCGACCTCGAACTCGACCCCGACACGTGGGAGGCCGAGGACCGCGAGGCCCTCGCCCGCGAGATCCGCAAGCGCACGAAGCCGATGGTCGTCGCCGCGAACAAGATGGACACGCCCGCCGCGCAGGCGAACTGGGACGAGATAACCGAGGACCCCGACTACGACCACCTCCAGTTCGTCCCGGTCAGCGCCCACGCCGAGAAGGCGCTGAAGAACGCGGCCGACCAGGGCGTCGTCGACTACCACGCCGGCGACGAGGAGTTCGAAATCGTCGCCGACATCTCCGACGAACAGGAGCAGGGCCTCGAACAGATCCGCGAGTTCGTCACCGAGTTCGGCGGCACGGGCGTGCAGCAGGCCATCGAGACCGCGCTGTTCGACGAGCTCGGCGTCATCGCCGTCTTCCCCGGCGGTGCGGAGGCCATGGGCGACGAGCAGGGCCGCGTGATGCGCGACTGCTTCCTCCTCCCCGGCGGCTCGACGACCAGCGACTTCGCGTACCACCTCCACTCCGACATCGGCGACGGCCTGCTCCACGGACTCAACTGCCGCACCAAGCGGCAGATGGGCGGCGACACCGAACTCGACCACCGCGAGGTCGTCGAGCTCGTCACGACGAACTGA